atataatattaccttaaggTGGCAGTACTGGACTCGTCAACGGCAAAATTACCGTTCATGGATGGAATGGTGGCTGTCGTGCGCAAAACCTAAAATCAAGTCTTTTTTCCGATGGAAGTCTAGAACAGCATTTGATATCTTCCATCGTGAACAACAACGATTATATCAGCTACTACGGCATGCGTACGATGGCTACCAAAACAACCGTGCCATGCTTACCACCATCAATCGGATAAAAGCAAAGATGCTAACACATCAGCGAGCTTTCTCCGAAATGTTCGTGCGAATTAACGAAACCCTCGTTGCTGGTGAGCCGCTATCGACCTACCAGCTGGGCGAGCGAGTGCGCCGGAAAACCACTATCGAGCGACTGAGAAATGAGAGAGACGAAGTTATGGATGATTCTACTGCGATACAAAACTACATGGTCGAATACTTCACCAATCTATATACAGCCGGACATGTAGAAGAAAATAGCGCATTTCAGTGCGAGAGAATTATACCCGAACAAGATGACGTAAATGGAGCGTGCATGAATGACATCACAACGGCTGAAATTCTTACGGCTATCCGCACGAGCGCATCAAGAAAATTACCAGGCTCCGACGGACTGCCGAAAGAATTTTATTTACGCACTTTGATGTAATACACCGTGAATTGAATTTGGTGCTTAACGACGCTATCAGGTCAAATTTCCCACCTCAGTTCGTCGATGGAGTGATCGTGCTAGTGAAAAAACGAGGGACGGGGGACAGCGCACGCTCCTACCGGCCAATAAGCTTAATCAACTATGACTACAAAATATTATCACGTGTTCTAAAACAGCGGCTGGAGAATGTGCTCCGAGTTCTTGGAGTTTTGACTGGCTTCCACAAATGTTCGACGCTAAACGCAATATATTCCAAGCAACTTTAGCATTAAAAGACAGGATCGCACAACTAAAAGCGAACAGGCAAACAGGAAAATTGATCTCTTTCGATCTCGACCATGCATTCGATCGTGTAGACCATCTCTTCTTGTTTGGTACTATACGAGCTTTGGGCTTCGATACAGCGTTTGTGGATTTACTCTCCCACATAGCATCATTATCTTCCTCTCGATTACTCATCAATGGGCACCTCTCCGCTCCGTTTCAAATCAAACGATCTGTCCGTCAAGGAGACCCTCTCTCAATGCATCTGTTCGTGCTCTACCTTCACCCGCTTCTGCGGCGATTAGAAGAAGTGTGTGGAGCAGATCTCATCATCGCTTACGCAGATGACATTAGTGCCATTTCAACCAGTGTCGATAAACTTGAAGCGATGCGAGATTTATTCCGACGCTTCGAGCGGTCAGCGGGGGCACGTTTGAATGAGGAGAAAACTACGGCAATCGACGTCGGCGTTATAACCAATCCCATGGTTGTTCCATGGCTTCGTACGGAGAACTCCATAAAAATTCTTGGTgtgattttcgtcaactcgataCGATCAATGGTAAAGACGAATTGGGACTTACTCGTTACAAATTTCGCGCGTCTAGTGTGGCTTCATTCCTTACGCAGCTTATCTTTGCACCAAAAGGTAACGCTGTTAAACATTTTCGTATCATCAAGGATATGGTACATGGCAGCAAATCTGCTTCCGGCTACAGTACACATGGCGAAATTAACAGCCACTATGCGAAGCTATCTTTTTCGTGGTGCATGTGCAACCATTCCTTTGGAGCAGCTAGCGCGAAGACGGGAGGATGGTGGtctaataccatggacagacatacaactgtactagcgctgtatgtgtacagcgttgtacaggtaccacgatagcatgacacacatactttggttgtacattgtaccgcatgtcagactgacattcagaagtttgaatttattgcattgtattttcaccaatatttcaatgaaaaaggtttttatttagcgtctatactatcgaacacaacaaatatgtttccaatctgagttatcaactcaagagaaagtcattgaaaagaatgtataccaaatgttttgattcgttttgttcatgctacccaccgctaaccgtctatggcgctgcgcacagtacaactgtagccatgtacagtggtaaaataggtcggtacaggtacagcgattgtaccgagttgcttgcatggttctagcactatacatggtgacagacatacaattttcgaagtacaacggtagtacagctgtatgtctgtcataagtataaatcTACAACTGCCAGCGCATAAATGTAAGGCACTGCTCATCAATCGACATCTGCAAGAAAACGTCTCTCTTCCTTACTACCGTTCTTTCCTTTCCCACACAAATGTTCCTCCTTCAGATCTCCCCTGCCTAAAGCTTATCCTAAACCATATCCCAAATTTCCCCTTCCAAATCCGACAACAACCTTCCGCCAACCTCATCCATCACTTTTTCCTCGAACAAACAGCCAAACCGAAGGTCGAAACAGCAAATCCTGCAATCAATTGGCCACGTTTGTGGATGAATATAGCTGCTCGGAACTTATTGCCTTCGCAACGCAGCACCCTTTATATGTggacaaatgaaaaattttcacatcggcGACTAATATACGTAATGAGGAGAACAAACGATGAGAGTTGTCTGCACTGTTCTGCCACCATCGAGACAATACAACACAAATTTTTTGGGTGCCCTAGAGTACGGGCTGCGTACGATCTACTACAATAAAAGCTGCTAGTGATAACTGGCAGGCGACGCGTTCTCCATTCAGATAATCTTCTCCGGCCCTCACTGGAGGGGATAGCAGCGAATGAGAGAACATTGATATTGAAAGTATTGTTGACTTATATCACCTTCATTGATAGATGTAATGATAGGATAGATATTGatgaactaaaattttattttgattttattttttttttatccaaaatatatatttttattaaggctcatatggcgtcaacctgacggggccgggagttcaatatttcgacaatgtttgccttataactatgttagtaatatgtaaccgattactcgcggttggctcgaggttagtattacaagtgttttcgtaattgtgatgttgctgtctccaatgctctgtacctgtgcccgacacgggatacttccttttgggatgcagctgaccattaatcagcaacgccccctagtctgtaccccatatctagcgtggtgcgtcttctcgactcgaggaatccaggatagaatggtcactagccggcgcaaacatcagctcgtgtagagttgtcatgagcgatacaaccttttgctcttgttgaatgatcagtggactgcacaacctttggctcgtgtatctgtaaagagtgtgtgtatgtattgccgcgactaagtaaaagtttatagatcggataggagggatatgaaacagggacacaacgaaggaaacatcattaaacgttgacatcggcgtttctgaggaacaggtatagatgaagcagaagatcaggatcacggctacctaagatatcccggacggggatatccgattgtctgccttttgctctcagtgctctagagagctgagagcgggcagcatggaaccggatacacgaccagacaacatgctcgatgtcgtggtagccatcgccacaatcacaaagattgtttgctgcgagcccaatgcgatagagatgcgcgtttaggttgtagtgattggacataagccgagatatcacgcgaatgaaatcacgacctacattcaatcccttaaaccaagctttcgtcgaaaccttaggattaatcgtgtgtaaccagcgaccgaactcatcttcactccacatgcgctgccaactaacgagtgtgtcctgacgaggaatgtgaaaaaattcattatacgcaatttgcctttcaaaaagtgtgccttctgaagcgcccaccttagctagcgagtccgctttctcattccccggaatcgagcaatgagagggaacccatgctaaggtaatcttgaataatttttcgaccaaaacactcaatagatgtcttattcttgttaggaaataagatgagcgtttatcaactttcattgaacgaattgcctctattgagctgagactgaaaaaataaaataatggtcgatgggcagtgtttcaatgatccctagtgcgtagtatatcgcacccagttcagcgacatacacggaacaaggatctttgagtttgaaagaggcattggaattttcattgaagatgccgaagccagtggacccgtttatgaatgaaccgtcagtaaagaacattttatcagatctaactttcccatattctgccgaaaatatcggcggaatagaatcggagcgtagatgatctgggattccatggattttttgtcgcatggacagatcaaaattgacagaggaattgcaaaagtatgggaagcaaacttggttggagatgcccggtgaagggtgcacttcatgggtaaggaaatcatggtacaaagacataaaacttgactgaggagtcagttggagtagattttcgatattatcaatcaccaatgaattcatgatcttgcaacggatgagaaatctgtaggataattctgtgaatcgaagagtaagcgggggtactcctgccaagacttcgagactcatcgtatgtgtcgaatgcaaacaccccattgctatacgcaagcaacgatattgtattctctccagcttgagaatatgaatcctggcagctgatcggaagcaaaaactgccatattctaacactgataatatcgttgttttgtacaactgaatgaggtcacctggatgggcgccccaccatgttccggttattgtttggagaaaattgattctttgctggcatttctgtttcaaatacgcaatgtgtattccccaggtacatttagagtcaaagtataccccaaggtatttgaaaaacatcgagtgcctgatcgctttaccggataggtgaagctggaattgggtgggttcgtgcttcctagaaaaaacgaccatttcggttttctccgtagagaattcgatatccagcttgagggcccacgtgaacaggttgttcagggtatcttgcaaggatttttgcagaacggcgggattagtaccggtgatggaaataactccatcgtctgcaagttgtctcagcgtgcagtttctagttagacaatcatccatatcattgacgtaaaaactatacaagagggggcttaggcaggagccttgtggtaggcccataaaactgtatcgagaagatttcaagctgccatgattgaaaaacatgtgcttttctgagagtaaattgtacaggaaattattcagaattggcgaaagtccacgattatgaagtttctctgagagaatttccatggaaactgaatcaaatgcccctttgatatcgagaaaaacggaagccatttgttctttacgagcaaatgcgatttggatttcagaagatagcagcgcgagacaatcgttcgtccctttacctcggcggaagccaaactgcgtatttgacagcaaattgttcgcttcaacccacttgtccaaacgaagtagaatcattttctctaacaatttacgaatacaggataacattgcaatcggcctatacgagttgtgatcgcaagccggcttgttgggttttcgtatggctatcactctcacttgtctccagtcatgcgggacaatattcagctccagaaacttgttgaacaagttcagcaaacgctgtttcgccaagtcgggaagattcttcaacaagttgaatttaatcttgtccgaccccggagctgaattgttacatgagaggagggcaattgagaattctaccatcgaaaaattctcataatcgcattggagcggaatgtcgcgtacgacgttttgtgcaggaacggaatcgggacaaacctttcttgcaaatttgaaaatcaaacggtcagagtattcctcactttcatttgtatggttccagccacgcattcttctagccgtattccaaagagtgctcatagctgtctcccttaacaaaccattgacgaatttccgccaatatccacgcttttttgctttaatcagaccttttagtttggcttctagagcttggtactttcgaaaccattccactaatccagttttcctgaattttttgaaagcggatgatttttcaaggtagacctttgaacactgcttgtcccaccaaagtgatggaggacgacgtcggaaagtggtagcaggaacacgtttcttttgagcttgaagtgcgctttcgtaaatcaaactcgatataaagttatactcttcgagtggaggaagttcatgcattgaaacaagtgcttcagatattgtttctgcaaattttctccagtcaatatttttcgtgaggtcatacgcaatatcgactgactcacgagaacctgattcattggcgatcgataaaattattggcaggtgatcactaccgtggggatcttggattaccttccacgtgcaatccagggataacgaagaagagcaaagtgatatgtctagcatacttgcccgtgcaggagggttggttatcctagttgcttcccctgtatttaaaactgtcatgttgaagttgtcgcacagatcataaatcaacgtggcacggctgtcatcgtagtgtgacccccatgctgttccatgggagttgaggtcacctaagattagccgcggctccggcaatgcctcgatgatatcaaaaacctgatggcggccgaccatgatTCTTGGAggatttaaaatgttgtccaccaggtcagaaagcgcaagcaaaccagattgtggctgttgcctcgaccgcgaaaatggaacagacggggtgggtgctgctccgggaagtgctgaggacccctggtgcgtagaagaaccgcttaaaccaggaggtacttgcttcggtctattctcagcacgttcaattcgagttttcattccaactgaggaagtttcggtcgtctttttggggagtgatggaaaagaagtaatttttcttttcctgacggcaccctgcgatgtatcggagcttcctgcattgggagcgtcagcaacaggctcgtcgttctgcagaatggagtagggattgtcctgattcgttggtacggaattcttaagcatttctgcataagtccgcttggaacgttcctttaaggaacgcttgattttctcccctcgttgtttgtacactgggcattggataagatcatgaggggtgatttcgttcgcttgggtcctgcttgagacgacaactcgtagtttgtctggccccatccgtgtaatctcggtaactgcagaaaacttctgagtaagttccttcgagatacgaatgacattgagaggtttagattttcgtctaaagtatacaatgaatgggcctttggagccttcatggtattcttttggaagaaaatcctgtttttcgtcaatgtcctcatcttcggaacttccaacttcatatacagaagtttcttcctcaacttctgcttcatcttcctgctcttcaggaggaggatcagtatcggaaatattcaatggcgtcgatgggggatccttcccgccctcagccatataaaaaaaatcggtcaactgttcgatatgaacagaatataatgattcaaaataaataaatgagtgaaaaaaaaatatttttttataaggttatgatttattttatgtcaaataaaatgctaaaatgaaaaaaagttccaataaaaattcaacggtatataagaaataatgatcacccctaatgccaacgtttgccgatttggttaacacaaagttgaacaatggtgtatatcgtgcacagaaggaagaaggaatgatagggaaacaaaagaaaaataaatttctacttgccgcggctgtgtggcgtgtgtgatgaatgtgtctgatttggatcctcagcgcgcaccacCTTAAATTTCGCtacactcgcaagcgcaaccgatgaaaaagcacactattattcgatgtgaaaaaaacacctttgttggatcgattaataacttgtccgatctgcttgcgagttgtcgaaccaatcaaaataacaattttattttgatgtcgGAGATTAAATATTATGTAAATAATTTCAACTAATCATACAAACGACAAATAAacgtattataaaaaaaaatccatcttACTTCGCAAAACTTCAGAGGGAGCTTCGCCGATCCTGAAGTTGAACAGTACTCCGCACGTCTTAAAGGAACGTTCATAAACAGGTTGTACAAGCACTGAAGGGATTCATCTATTTTCCAGCCAATCTTTTTCATTCCTTTTTTGAACGAATTGTGAACAACATGCAAACCACAGCTAGGGGTAGTGtaggcaaattggtcatggggggcttgtttggtagtataactattgactattgacaccgtattgataggcaccttatgtttgaagaatttaatgaattttgagtcaccctgtacttcattagagctgtcgcatgtcgaaatataaataaaaacagaaattgctccctcgatagccattcggccgtagttctgtgcgcatgctATCTTGTTACCGATCATTTCAAAATTCTTCGGTCACAAAAGGTTGTTTGTGTAAATATTTTCTGTCTAGTGTGTaagtcaatttttgttttgcttcgactggtatttttttttttttggcagatttatctcacttcttaactaggcgaacctagccagaattttcacctgcccccgggcttctgaatgccaaagggggactaggctctgcggaatgcacgtatctgcatgctcgtgttgtttcagtcctgaccgagaaattgtcggacaatcgcgcaggtgctaaggatgaccgacttttggatgccggccaattccttctccatattcaacacctttagcgcttccagaagtgtcttcgggacaattccagttccagagagaacgactggaacaattcttgggacctcccttagcccccacagttccttgagctccacggccaatggtcggtacttgcagattttgcgaccatgggtctcctccagattctggttcagtggaatagcgacatcgatgatggtgactttgcggtcgctcttgtcgtaaaccattatatctggccggttgtggtggatcgagaggtcggtcagaacagtgcgatcccagtacagcttgaaacggtcattttccaggacaggtgcaggcaggtaccggtagtttggtacgttgtcttccagtagagcacattggagcgccagttgtcgatgaacaatacgggccacgttgttgtggcgctcggtgtaggctgcgttggccaaaacgggacagcctcccataatgtgctctatgttttcacctggttgatggcacatccggcaaatgtcatcaacgtcttgatgccagacgtaccgcctgcagtttctcgtcggcattatcctgtcctggatggctatcatgtcggcttctactactgaagagagttcaccacgcgttagccacagattagatgcggccttgtcgacgtgtggccgatccagttgatgggggtgggcaccatgcactgccttctgcttccaagctgcaatcttctcctccactgtctgcagattgcagttgagttggtactccgcttgcgccaagtgcagagcgctgtatcctctgtcggcggcgcagacagcccggtatagcgcgttttggttggcgcgttctgcgaagtactcgcgcagttgtcgtacctgggcaacacacagtgcagatatgtcgactattccaagtcccccttctttgcgtggcagtgaaactctctccagtgccgattgaggatggtgcattccggcctctttgaatgctttcctcatcctcctctcaaggtcctctaggtcagttttgctccatttgactacaccaaaactgaaggtcagcaggggaaccgcgaatgtgttgatcgcgcgtaccttgttccccgcgttgaggaaagtcctcaggacacagttcactcgactcaagaacttgtctcgcagctccgtcttgatgtcggagtggcgaatcccggtgagctgtcggaatccaagatatttataggattcgccacgaaccatgtctcttatgaactcgccgtcatagacctcgtaacctccggattcggtaagctgccctttcagcagatggacacagcggcacttgtcaaggccgaactccatgcagatgtccctgcttatgtcttcgacaacccggatagctacacctagacgctgacgtgaatcagcgtagaccttgagatcatccatgtagaaggtatgggtcacttcttcgtgggcgccgtcgccataccttattttatagccatgaccgtttctattgagcgtcctactgagggggttcagtgccagacaaaaccaaagcgggctgaaagagtcgccttggaatatccccctctttatctgcagcgttctagactgcaacacattttccccatcactgaggtgcagaga
The Toxorhynchites rutilus septentrionalis strain SRP chromosome 2, ASM2978413v1, whole genome shotgun sequence genome window above contains:
- the LOC129766509 gene encoding uncharacterized protein LOC129766509, producing the protein MDNVSCNIGTININTITNQNKINALRTFVRSMELDIVFLQEVENEQLVLPGYNVICNVDHTRRGTAIALKEYIKFTHVEKSLDGRLVALRVHNVTLCNVYAPSGSVPSYYLRHHSDHIILGGDFNCVIRQCDATGQNSSPALQATVQQLRLFDVWQQLRPREMEYTYITHNSSSRLDRHYVSNGLREQLRSTTVHLLRHAYDGYQNNRAMLTTINRIKAKMLTHQRAFSEMFVRINETLVAGEPLSTYQLGERVRRKTTIERLRNERDEVMDDSTAIQNYMVEYFTNLYTAGHVEENSAFQCERIIPEQDDVNGACMNDITTAEILTAIRTSASRKLPGSDGLPKEFYLRTLMSNFPPQFVDGVIVLVKKRGTGDSARSYRPISLINYDYKILSRVLKQRLENVLRVLGVLTGFHKCSTLNAIYSKQL